One window of the Thermodesulfomicrobium sp. WS genome contains the following:
- a CDS encoding response regulator, with protein sequence MEREKILIIDDEKPTLKMFSLFLEVYGFAILTAESGEEGLEVFDRERPEIVLTDIKMPGMDGIEVLREIKRRSPTTEVIVITGHGDMDLAIQALNLDAADFINKPIQRQSLEQALSRARERLSLAKRRQHEVEARWEGDILVIHIQGSLNAYSEGLLREAYQQGLDARVRRVVLEFEPSTSVNGAGIAILTQLVLDSEKDGVEIVMAGLSDNFRRVFDIVGLTRMVRLYPTVAEACQKGGAA encoded by the coding sequence ATCCTCATCATTGACGACGAAAAGCCCACGCTCAAGATGTTTTCCCTGTTTTTGGAGGTGTACGGCTTTGCCATCTTGACGGCCGAGTCCGGAGAAGAGGGCCTTGAGGTCTTTGATCGGGAGCGCCCGGAAATCGTGCTCACCGATATCAAGATGCCGGGCATGGATGGCATCGAGGTCCTGCGCGAGATCAAGCGCCGCTCGCCCACCACCGAGGTGATCGTGATCACTGGTCACGGCGATATGGATTTGGCCATCCAGGCCCTGAATCTGGATGCCGCGGACTTCATCAACAAACCCATCCAGCGGCAGAGTTTGGAGCAGGCGCTCTCGCGCGCCCGGGAGCGACTCTCCCTGGCCAAGCGCCGGCAGCACGAGGTGGAGGCCCGTTGGGAAGGAGATATCCTCGTCATTCACATCCAGGGGAGCCTCAACGCCTATTCCGAAGGCTTGCTCCGCGAGGCCTACCAGCAGGGGCTGGATGCCCGGGTGCGGCGAGTGGTGCTGGAATTCGAGCCCAGTACTTCCGTCAATGGCGCGGGCATCGCCATCCTCACCCAATTGGTCTTGGATAGCGAAAAAGACGGGGTGGAGATCGTCATGGCCGGTCTTTCGGACAATTTTCGGCGCGTGTTCGATATCGTTGGGCTCACCCGCATGGTGCGTCTTTACCCCACGGTGGCCGAA